A window of Panicum virgatum strain AP13 chromosome 8K, P.virgatum_v5, whole genome shotgun sequence contains these coding sequences:
- the LOC120645490 gene encoding zinc finger MYM-type protein 1-like: MAAGSGALELHAMATRHRDVLFLEEEGRRGRSKAAAAATEPAWNAALGCEELGDECFAILADESSDAYQQEQLALCLRYVNKNGEPVERFLGLVHVEDTTSLTLKQTIQSLLIKYQLPLSKIRGQGYDGASNMKGHVNGLKKLIMEESPSAYYVHCFAHQLQLTLVAVAKENIDCQWFFGQLAYLLNVLDMSCKKIRMLRIAQAEYMIEALKLGEIETGQGLNQEMGLARPGDTRWGSHYRTVMHVIRLYPSIKKVLFRVGKEGKGAEALGAQTMLRVFTSFEFVFLLHMMNEIFGYTNDLCNALQKREQDIVNAMDLLELTKVELDVLRRDAGWEKFLKNVTSFCEKQKVKVVDMDGKYIPIQRSAKFYRGATNYHRFHADMFLGVIDRQLQELNSRFDEVNTELLRCMAAFNPANSFSAFDNEKLVKLAGFYPRDFDFQERNQLHFQLRNYINDVRNDENFKNLRSLADLSMMLVKRDMVSRYDIVYKLLKLVLVLPVATAGVERIFSAMNTIKNKLRSKMGQDFFE; this comes from the coding sequence AGGAACTTGGTGATGAATGCTTTGCCATTCTTGCTGATGAGTCTAGTGATGCCTACCAACAGGAACAATTGGCCCTTTGCTTGCGTTATGTCAATAAAAATGGAGAACCTGTTGAGCGGTTTCTTGGTCTTGTGCATGTTGAAGATACTACATCATTGACTCTTAAACAAACAATTCAGTCCTTACTTATCAAATATCAGTTGCCTTTATCCAAGATACGTGGTCAAGGGTATGATGGAGCTAGTAATATGAAAGGTCATGTCAATGGTTTGAAGAAATTAATTATGGAAGAGTCCCCTTCTGCATATTATGTTCATTGCTTTGCCCATCAACTTCAGCTAACCCTTGTAGCTGTAGCTAAAGAGAATATTGATTGTCAATGGTTTTTTGGGCAACTTGCATATTTGTTGAATGTTCTAGACATGTCTTGCAAGAAAATCCGCATGCTTCGCATAGCTCAAGCTGAATACATGATTGAAGCACTGAAATTGGGTGAAATTGAAACTGGCCAAGGATTGAATCAAGAGATGGGCTTAGCAAGACCAGGTGATACACGTTGGGGATCTCATTATAGAACTGTTATGCATGTGATTCGTTTGTATCCTTCAATCAAGAAAGTGCTTTTTAGAGTTGGGAAAGAAGGTAAAGGGGCTGAGGCATTAGGAGCTCAAACTATGCTCAGAGTATTTACCTCATTTGAGTTTGTTTTTCTGCTCCACATGATGAATGAAATATTTGGATACACAAATGACTTATGCAATGCTTTGCAAAAGAGGGAGCAAGATATTGTAAATGCAATGGATCTTCTTGAGCTCACAAAGGTGGAATTGGATGTTTTGAGAAGAGATGCTGGATGGGAAAAATTTCTTAAGAATGTCACTTCTTTCTGTGAGAAGCAGAAAGTTAAAGTTgttgatatggatggaaagtatATTCCTATTCAAAGATCAGCTAAGTTCTATAGAGGTGCCACAAATTACCACAGGTTTCATGCTGATATGTTTTTGGGTGTCATTGATAGGCAACTTCAGGAGCTGAATAGCAGGTTTGATGAGGTAAACACAGAGCTACTTAGATGTATGGCAGCATTCAATCCAGCTAATTCTTTTTCTGCCTTTGATAATGAGAAGTTGGTTAAGCTTGCTGGGTTCTATCCTCGTGACTTTGATTTTCAAGAGAGGAACCAACTTCATTTTCAACTACGCAACTATATTAATGATGTGAGAAATGATGAGAACTTCAAAAATTTGAGAAGTCTAGCAGACTTGTCTATGATGCTAGTTAAAAGAGATATGGTTTCTCGGTATGACATTGTGTACAAACTTCTCAAATTGGTTCTAGTTCTTCCTGTTGCAACTGCTGGTGTTGAGAGAATTTTTTCTGCAATGAACACTATCAAAAACAAGTTAAGAAGCAAGATGGGACAGGatttttttgaataa